From the genome of ANME-2 cluster archaeon, one region includes:
- a CDS encoding ATP-binding protein: MIQKFIDRENELDFLENCYKSSRSEFIIIYGRRRVGKTELIQKSLENKNGAYFLASKDTTYENINEFKQTIAEQLDISIFSRIESNSWTELFENLVEFLNETVKTIIVIDEFSYLIEVDRAVPSLFQKIWDQILKDRNIMLILCGSSVSLMETEVLGVRSPLFGRRTGQWEVTQLRLDPVRKFLPGYSTDDVLKTIFTIGSIPAYLDKWDDTLTVFQNIEENILSKGKYLYEEVDFLLKHEFREQWIYALILKKLSLGYNSLGKLYSATNMDKANLSKYLNTLENLHIIRHILPIHKRKGGIYVINDDYFDFWFRFVYSNRGMLEVGNKKEVMTKVQKEFNSYCGRRFEYFVEKLLRWNCVDIPFSYTGINKWWHKDVEIDLLVVNDESRDVLFMECKWRTLSLKQSLAILEKLKLKAGFVNWNKGKRTEFFGLAAKKITGKKELKEKGFVVFDLDDI, from the coding sequence ATGATACAAAAGTTCATCGACCGGGAAAATGAACTGGATTTTTTGGAAAACTGCTATAAAAGCTCCCGATCGGAATTCATAATCATATATGGCAGAAGGAGAGTTGGAAAAACCGAACTTATACAAAAATCCTTAGAAAACAAAAATGGTGCATATTTCCTTGCCTCAAAAGATACAACTTATGAGAACATCAATGAATTTAAACAAACTATAGCAGAACAATTGGATATTTCAATATTCTCAAGAATTGAATCGAATTCATGGACTGAATTGTTTGAAAATCTTGTAGAATTCCTCAATGAAACTGTAAAGACAATAATCGTAATAGATGAATTCTCATACTTAATAGAAGTTGACAGGGCTGTTCCATCACTGTTCCAGAAGATATGGGACCAGATACTTAAAGACCGGAATATTATGCTTATTCTCTGCGGCTCAAGTGTCAGCTTAATGGAAACTGAAGTGCTTGGGGTCAGGTCTCCCCTTTTTGGAAGAAGGACCGGACAGTGGGAAGTTACACAACTGAGGCTGGATCCTGTTAGAAAATTCCTGCCTGGATATAGTACAGATGACGTTCTAAAAACCATTTTCACAATTGGAAGTATTCCCGCTTATCTGGATAAATGGGATGATACACTAACAGTTTTTCAAAATATTGAGGAAAATATCCTGTCGAAAGGAAAATACCTCTATGAAGAAGTGGATTTCTTATTGAAACATGAGTTTCGTGAGCAGTGGATATATGCGCTTATTCTCAAGAAACTGTCACTTGGATATAATTCTCTTGGCAAGTTATACTCGGCCACAAATATGGACAAAGCCAATCTTTCAAAATATCTGAATACGCTTGAAAACCTGCACATTATACGGCATATTTTACCAATACATAAAAGAAAGGGCGGGATATATGTAATAAATGATGATTATTTTGATTTCTGGTTCAGGTTCGTATACAGCAACAGGGGTATGCTTGAGGTCGGGAATAAAAAGGAAGTAATGACCAAGGTGCAAAAAGAGTTTAATAGTTACTGCGGGAGACGGTTTGAATATTTTGTTGAAAAATTGTTGAGATGGAATTGTGTTGATATTCCCTTCAGCTACACAGGAATAAATAAGTGGTGGCATAAGGATGTTGAGATTGACCTTCTTGTAGTGAATGATGAATCAAGGGATGTTTTATTTATGGAGTGTAAGTGGAGGACACTCTCTTTGAAGCAATCTCTGGCAATTCTTGAAAAACTTAAACTTAAGGCCGGTTTTGTGAACTGGAACAAAGGCAAACGAACTGAGTTTTTTGGTCTTGCTGCAAAGAAGATAACAGGTAAAAAGGAATTGAAAGAAAAGGGCTTTGTAGTTTTTGATCTGGATGATATATGA